The proteins below come from a single Hyperolius riggenbachi isolate aHypRig1 chromosome 8, aHypRig1.pri, whole genome shotgun sequence genomic window:
- the CLDN2 gene encoding claudin-2, with amino-acid sequence MTSVGVQMMGYFMAVLGLIGTIIATLLPDWKVSSYIGASIVTAVGFNKGLWMECAVFSTGITQCDIYNSMLGLPQETQAAQALMITSCVVSSIATLFTVFGMKCTIFNQGNPAKDKLAVTGGVVFILGGVICMVPICWNLHAILTDFYNPMLPDAQRYELGSALYLGIMASIFSVVGGSILCCSCPPKDSDQGFYSKYQSKPLVPNKGQNAGSMAQNSKRDASGYSLTGYV; translated from the coding sequence ATGACTTCTGTTGGTGTCCAGATGATGGGATACTTCATGGCAGTCTTGGGTTTAATTGGTACAATCATTGCTACACTCCTGCCTGACTGGAAGGTTAGTTCCTACATTGGTGCCAGTATTGTGACAGCCGTAGGTTTTAATAAAGGATTGTGGATGGAATGTGCAGTTTTTAGCACAGGTATCACTCAGTGTGATATTTATAACTCCATGCTGGGACTACCACAAGAAACCCAGGCTGCCCAAGCCCTCATGATTACTTCTTGTGTAGTATCTTCCATTGCTACCCTTTTCACAGTCTTTGGCATGAAATGCACCATTTTCAACCAAGGTAACCCTGCTAAGGATAAACTggcagtgactggtggtgtggTCTTCATCCTAGGTGGCGTTATTTGTATGGTGCCTATATGCTGGAATTTGCACGCTATTCTCACAGATTTTTACAACCCAATGCTTCCTGATGCACAGAGGTATGAGCTTGGATCTGCACTATATCTTGGCATCATGGCTTCAATATTTTCTGTTGTTGGTGGTTCAATTTTATGTTGCTCATGCCCTCCAAAGGACTCAGACCAAGGCTTTTATAGCAAATATCAAAGTAAACCTTTGGTGCCAAACAAAGGACAAAATGCTGGCAGTATGGCACAAAACTCTAAAAGAGATGCCAGTGGGTACAGCCTCACAGGTTATGTATAA